Proteins from a genomic interval of Stenotrophomonas sp. WZN-1:
- a CDS encoding HAMP domain-containing sensor histidine kinase, whose product MNTGARRPRWPRTLSARLLLVLLGGLALAHALSFGLLFFERYQSTRSMMLRNLDEDVAVSVALLEHLPADQRDAWVPRLERRTYRYLLRPAAAGPGLQTDRARQVTAIIDDSLQHRYPLQARQVARLPERFEVELHLHDGTPLTIEVTPSGLPLARWLPAVLLVQLALLLVCAWLAVRLAMRPLQQLSQAVEQLQPGKDGPALPEDGPAEVGGAAAALNALQARIRGHVSERLQILAAISHDLQTPITRMKLRVESLPEDSTQQRLLADLDHLGQLVREGVAYARSSHVASGAPVSMDLGAFLASVVGDYEDMGKPVSGGAPAGLVVQTWPQPLRRVVGNLVDNALRYAGAAEIEAGRDEAGRVWIGISDRGPGIPEGQLQAVLAPFHRLESSRNRDTGGTGLGLAIAVQLVQSLGGSLRLHNREGGGLRAELQLPG is encoded by the coding sequence ATGAACACCGGCGCACGCCGTCCACGCTGGCCGCGCACGCTGTCGGCGCGGCTGCTGCTGGTGCTGCTGGGCGGGCTGGCGCTGGCCCACGCGCTGTCTTTCGGCCTGCTGTTCTTCGAACGCTACCAGTCCACCCGCAGCATGATGCTGCGCAACCTCGATGAAGACGTGGCCGTGAGTGTCGCGCTGCTGGAGCACCTGCCCGCGGACCAGCGCGATGCGTGGGTGCCGCGGCTGGAGCGGCGCACCTACCGTTACCTGCTGCGCCCGGCTGCGGCCGGGCCGGGGCTGCAGACTGATCGTGCACGCCAGGTCACCGCGATCATCGACGACAGCCTGCAGCATCGCTATCCGTTGCAGGCGCGCCAGGTAGCTCGCCTGCCGGAGCGGTTCGAGGTGGAACTGCACCTGCATGACGGCACACCGTTGACCATTGAAGTCACTCCGTCGGGCCTGCCGCTGGCGCGCTGGCTGCCCGCCGTGCTGCTGGTGCAGCTGGCGTTGCTGCTGGTGTGCGCGTGGCTGGCGGTGCGCCTGGCCATGCGCCCGCTGCAGCAGCTGTCGCAGGCGGTGGAACAGCTGCAGCCGGGCAAGGACGGGCCGGCACTGCCTGAAGATGGTCCTGCGGAAGTAGGCGGTGCGGCGGCCGCACTCAATGCACTGCAGGCACGCATTCGTGGCCATGTCAGTGAGCGCCTGCAGATCCTCGCAGCGATCTCGCACGATCTGCAGACCCCCATCACGCGCATGAAGCTTCGGGTGGAGAGCCTGCCTGAAGACAGCACCCAGCAGCGACTGCTGGCCGACCTCGACCACCTTGGGCAACTGGTGCGCGAAGGCGTGGCCTATGCGCGCAGCAGCCACGTCGCCAGTGGCGCGCCGGTGTCGATGGACTTGGGTGCGTTCCTGGCCAGCGTGGTCGGCGACTACGAGGACATGGGCAAGCCGGTCAGTGGTGGTGCGCCCGCTGGACTGGTCGTGCAGACCTGGCCGCAGCCGCTGCGCCGGGTGGTCGGCAATCTGGTCGACAACGCGTTGCGCTACGCCGGTGCCGCCGAGATCGAGGCGGGCCGCGATGAGGCCGGAAGGGTGTGGATCGGAATTTCCGACCGTGGCCCCGGCATTCCCGAGGGCCAGCTGCAGGCAGTGCTGGCGCCGTTCCATCGGCTGGAGAGCTCGCGCAACCGCGATACCGGCGGCACCGGCCTGGGCCTGGCCATCGCGGTGCAGCTGGTGCAGTCGCTGGGCGGCTCACTGCGGCTGCACAACCGCGAGGGCGGCGGTTTGCGGGCGGAGCTGCAGCTGCCGGGGTAA